The following are encoded in a window of Calonectris borealis chromosome 17, bCalBor7.hap1.2, whole genome shotgun sequence genomic DNA:
- the TLDC2 gene encoding LOW QUALITY PROTEIN: TLD domain-containing protein 2 (The sequence of the model RefSeq protein was modified relative to this genomic sequence to represent the inferred CDS: deleted 4 bases in 2 codons), with the protein MGLQQALPWMEEQPKNACSCRHPPTRVTRRVAREGPVRVNINPGRCRGLPGSAAPSTPSTCTPAMRGLRARYHLLTDQEEEQPVGCGEPAGEGQPGWEGAPAAAPALDEPCRLVLSTPSSILRDREMQELGPHLPPRLTQQPWRLLYGTRRDGFSLRTLYRCGGQPGCPALLLIRDTEGQAFGAFSASTIRCSNGFYGTGETFLFSFSPELKVFRWTGRNNFFMKGDVDLLMVGGGSGRFGLWLDGDLHHGGSHPCETFDNETLSPQEEFCVQDLEVWGLA; encoded by the exons ATGGGgctgcaacaggccctgccaTGGATGGAGGAGCAACCCAAGAATGCCTGCA GCTGCCGGCAT CCACCCACCCGTGTCACGCGCCGGGTGGCCAGGGAGGGGCCAGTGCGAGTGAACATTAACCCGGGGCGGTGTCGAGGGCTCCCCGGCAGCgcggctcccagcacccca agcacctgcacGCCCGCGATGAGGGGGCTCCGTGCCCGCTACCACCTCCTG ACCGACcaggaggaggagcagcctgTGGGATGCGGGGAGCCAGCTGGAGaggggcagccgggctgggagggagccccagcagcggccccggccctggACGAGCCGTGCAGGCTGGTGCTGAGCACGCCGAGCAGCATCCTGCGGGACAGGGAGATGCAGGAG CTGggcccccacctgcccccccggCTGACGCAGCAGCCCTGGCGCCTGCTGTACGGCACCAGGCGGGATGGCTTCAGCCTGCGGACCCTGTACCGGTGCGGGGGCCAGCCGGGCTGCCCGGCCCTGCTGCTCATCAGGGACACGGAGGGTCAG GCCTTCGGTGCCTTCTCTGCCAGCACCATTCGCTGCAGCAATGGCTTCTACGGGACGGGGGagaccttcctcttctccttctccccggAGCTGAAG GTGTTCAGGTGGACGGGCAGGAACAACTTCTTCATGAAAGGGGATGTGGACCTGCTGATGGTTGGTGGGGGCAG TGGTAGATTTGGGCTGTGGCTGGACGGAGACCTGCACCACGGGGGCAGCCACCCCTGCGAGACCTTTGACAACGAGACCCTCTCGCCCCAGGAGGAGTTCTGTGTCCAGGATCTGGAAGTGTGGGGCCTGGCCTGA